A single region of the Vicia villosa cultivar HV-30 ecotype Madison, WI linkage group LG4, Vvil1.0, whole genome shotgun sequence genome encodes:
- the LOC131594843 gene encoding transcription factor TCP4-like: MGEATQSAETATPTTKTKTAGTSSKRTGGGGEIVEVEGGHIVRSTGRKDRHSKVCTAKGPRDRRVRLSAHTAIQFYDVQDRLGYDRPSKAVDWLIKKAKSAIDELAQLPAWNPTATCSSTPQQQQQTNELYRRQSPVDNSPVTASTSHHRSAALERRIPQEQFSSQPLEIDYNNSSGKHGFLHGSLDTDIADTIKSFFPVETPTTSFHSYPQPPDLLSRTAATTQQDLRLSLQSFQDPIMLHHQTQNHNDHHHNHQVLYAGNSSLGFDGGGTNNMWSEQQQHQEEHDHSRLHRMMAWNANANANVNAADGGNSGHGAGFVFSTPAPAFGGFGQLFSQRGPLQSSNNPSVRAWIDPSMVATANMTDHHHHYLSPMIHQASASGGGFSGFRIPTRIQGGEEHDGVSDKPSSASSDSRH; the protein is encoded by the coding sequence ATGGGAGAAGCAACACAATCAGCCGAAACAGCAACCccgacaacaaaaacaaaaacagcaGGAACCTCTTCAAAGAGAACCGGTGGAGGTGGAGAAATCGTGGAGGTGGAAGGAGGTCACATTGTCCGCTCAACAGGCCGAAAAGACCGTCATAGCAAAGTCTGCACCGCGAAAGGTCCCCGTGACCGCCGTGTACGACTCTCCGCACACACCGCGATCCAATTCTACGACGTGCAGGACCGCTTGGGCTACGACCGGCCTAGTAAAGCAGTCGATTGGCTTATCAAAAAAGCAAAGTCCGCCATCGACGAACTCGCTCAACTTCCGGCATGGAACCCCACCGCAACCTGCTCTTCAACGCCACAACAGCAGCAGCAAACTAACGAGTTGTACCGCCGGCAGTCCCCGGTGGACAACAGTCCAGTAACCGCCTCCACCAGTCACCACCGCTCAGCGGCATTAGAGCGAAGAATACCGCAGGAACAATTTTCTTCCCAGCCATTAGAGATAGATTATAACAACAGTAGCGGGAAGCATGGTTTTCTTCATGGCTCATTGGATACTGACATTGCGGATACTATTAAATCCTTTTTTCCAGTTGAAACGCCCACGACGTCGTTTCACAGCTACCCACAACCGCCGGATTTGCTCTCCCGAACGGCCGCAACCACTCAGCAAGATCTCCGCCTCtctttgcaatcttttcaagatCCTATTATGCTTCACCATCAAACTCAAAACCACAATGACCACCACCACAATCACCAAGTACTTTACGCCGGAAACTCCTCACTCGGTTTCGACGGTGGTGGAACCAACAACATGTGGTCTGAGCAGCAGCAGCATCAAGAGGAACATGACCATAGCAGATTGCATAGAATGATGGCTTGgaatgctaatgctaatgctaaTGTTAATGCTGCAGATGGTGGTAACAGTGGCCATGGCGCTGGATTTGTGTTCAGCACACCTGCGCCGGCTTTCGGTGGTTTTGGCCAGCTTTTTTCTCAGAGGGGACCCCTTCAGTCCAGTAACAATCCTTCAGTTCGTGCTTGGATAGATCCATCCATGGTGGCGACGGCGAATATGACCGATCACCACCATCACTATCTTTCGCCGATGATCCATCAGGCTTCTGCCTCAGGTGGTGGATTCTCCGGCTTTCGTATACCAACACGAATTCAAGGTGGCGAGGAACACGACGGCGTATCTGATAAACCGTCCTCTGCTTCCTCTGATTCTCGCCATTGA